A part of Miscanthus floridulus cultivar M001 chromosome 6, ASM1932011v1, whole genome shotgun sequence genomic DNA contains:
- the LOC136458973 gene encoding protein IQ-domain 26-like: MRRIMRWLKQLLTGRKEEHRGLQANHVGTDWGDGPENEKKRWSFAKQRKSGADGGARSSGLDAVAPPAAVEWSRQVMRPREDARAREHRAAVVIQKTFRGYLARRALRALRSLVKIQALVRGYLVRKQAAMTLHRLQTLMRLQADSIAVKNASYRKSMEQEERIFARDVQLKPLATPVHRRMLSDSTDSNYERSPRIVEMDTCHLRSRSSRITSRYNPDHLPEYHRHAAPTPSCSPLPVGKQQQPARLSLRRSTRERDIGRGSKTAQSTPRFASHDSSSPAKSVEHSLASTPRRRAATQRDRDALVSPRYMAGTASSAARTRCHSAPRQLQTTDAKQAPRTSVVSRDGASRRSSCSHAHGGGFCFQCSDVTRASGFSGISFGDEVARDYLDIFW; this comes from the exons ATGAGGCGCATCATGAGATGGCTCAAGCAGCTACTGACGGGCAGAAAGGAGGAGCACAGAGGACTCCAGGCGAACCATGTCGGTACCGACTGGGGCGACGGGCCGGAGaacgagaagaagaggtggagcttCGCAAAGCAGAGGAAGAGCGGAGCTGACGGCGGCGCGCGGTCGTCGGGTCTCGACGCCGTCGCTCCTCCTGCCGCGGTGGAATGGTCGCGACAGGTCATGAGGCCAAGGGAGGACGCGAGAGCTCGAGAGCACCGTGCCGCGGTCGTGATCCAGAAAACATTCAGAGGTTACCTT GCTAGGAGAGCGCTTCGAGCTCTCCGGTCACTCGTCAAGATCCAGGCGTTGGTACGGGGCTACCTGGTGAGGAAGCAGGCAGCCATGACGCTGCACAGATTGCAGACGCTCATGCGGCTGCAAGCCGACTCCATCGCCGTCAAAAATGCTTCGTACCGGAAATCCATGGAACAAGAA GAGAGGATCTTTGCTCGGGACGTGCAGCTGAAGCCGCTGGCGACGCCGGTGCACCGCCGGATGCTGTCTGACAGCACGGACTCCAACTACGAGCGCAGCCCGCGGATCGTGGAGATGGACACTTGCCACCTCCGCTCCCGGTCCTCGCGGATCACCAGCAGGTACAACCCGGACCACTTGCCGGAGTATCACCGCCACGCGGCGCCGACGCCGTCGTGCTCGCCGCTTCCCGTCggcaagcagcagcagcccgCGCGGCTCTCGCTCCGGCGGAGCACCCGCGAGCGCGACATCGGCCGGGGCTCCAAGACTGCACAGAGCACGCCCCGGTTCGCCTCCCACGACTCCTCCTCGCCCGCCAAGAGCGTCGAGCACAGCCTGGCCAGCACGCCACGGCGCCGCGCCGCCACGCAGCGGGACCGGGACGCGCTCGTCAGCCCGCGGTACATGGCGGGAACCGCGTCCTCCGCGGCTAGGACGCGGTGCCACAGCGCGCCGAGGCAGCTGCAGACGACGGACGCCAAGCAGGCGCCGAGGACGAGCGTCGTCAGCCGAGATGGGGCGTCGAGGAGGTCGTCGTGCTCGCATGCGCACGGCGGCGGGTTCTGCTTCCAGTGCTCGGACGTGACCCGGGCGTCAGGCTTCTCCGGGATCAGCTTCGGCGACGAGGTGGCCAGAGACTACCTGGACATCTTTTGGTGA